A genome region from Sphingobium sp. WTD-1 includes the following:
- a CDS encoding gluconokinase → MPISADPAPVSPKAVGRAIIVMGVSGCGKSTLGAMLAQALDCPFLEGDSYHSAAAVEKMRGGEALTDEDRWPWLDRLGAAIAGTVAAQGVAVAACSALKRAYRDRLRAAIGVPVHFILLDNDRAELLARLGNRPGHYMPASLLDSQLATLEPPLPEEGAMILITDVPASALRDRALAWLG, encoded by the coding sequence TTGCCGATTTCCGCCGACCCTGCCCCCGTTTCGCCCAAAGCCGTGGGACGCGCCATCATCGTCATGGGGGTGAGCGGCTGTGGCAAGTCGACGCTGGGCGCGATGCTGGCGCAGGCGCTGGACTGCCCCTTCCTGGAGGGGGACAGCTATCATTCAGCGGCGGCGGTGGAAAAGATGCGCGGCGGGGAAGCGCTGACCGACGAGGATCGCTGGCCCTGGCTCGACCGGCTGGGCGCGGCGATCGCGGGCACGGTGGCGGCGCAGGGCGTGGCGGTCGCCGCCTGCTCCGCATTGAAGCGCGCCTATCGCGACCGGCTGCGCGCGGCGATCGGCGTGCCGGTGCATTTCATCCTGCTCGACAATGACCGCGCCGAACTGCTGGCGCGGCTGGGCAACCGGCCGGGCCATTATATGCCCGCCAGCCTGCTCGACAGCCAGCTCGCCACGCTGGAGCCGCCTCTGCCCGAGGAAGGCGCGATGATCCTGATCACCGATGTCCCGGCGAGCGCACTGCGCGACCGGGCGCTGGCCTGGCTGGGTTAG